A window from Eubalaena glacialis isolate mEubGla1 chromosome 1, mEubGla1.1.hap2.+ XY, whole genome shotgun sequence encodes these proteins:
- the NSMCE4A gene encoding non-structural maintenance of chromosomes element 4 homolog A isoform X1 → MSGDGSGRRSEGRGRGRDPHRDRTRSRSRSRSPLSPMSRRGAAPERREAPERPSLEDTEPSDSGDEMMDPASLEAETDHGLCRQIRHQYRALINSVQQNREDILNASDKLTEVLEEANTLFNGVSRAREAVLDAHFLVLASDLGKEKAKQLRSDLNSFDMLRYVETLLTHMGVNPLEAEEIIRDEDSSDFEFIVYDSWKISGKTAENTFNKTHTFHFLLGSIQGECPVPKPRTDRSRKVRMIEEQQAMPDELKRMEESHQEATEKEVERILGLLQTYFQKDPDTPMSFFDFVVDPHSFARTVENIFHVSFIIRDGFARIRLDQDRLPIIEPVNINEESGGIDQNTQIRNQGIIALSYRDWEEIVKTFEISEPMITSSQSRQRLSA, encoded by the exons ATGTCGGGGGACGGCAGCGGCCGCCGGTCcgagggccggggccggggccgcgaCCCGCACCGGGATCGCACCCGCTCCCGCTCCCGCTCGCGGTCCCCGCTGTCGCCCATGTCCCGCCGTGGCGCCGCGCCCGAGCGCAGGGAGGCCCCGGAGCGCCCGAGCTTGGAGGACACGGAGCCGTCGGATTCCGGGGACGAGATGATGGACCCGGCGAGCTTGGAGGCGGAGACCGACCATGGCCTGTGCCGCCAGATTCGCCATCAGTACCGGGCGCTCATCAACTCGGTCCAAC aaaaccgGGAGGATATATTGAATGCCAGTGACAAGTTAACAGAGGTCCTTGAAGAGGCCAACACCCTGTTTAATGGAG TGTCCCGAGCAAGAGAAGCAGTCCTAGACGCCCACTTTCTTGTTTTGGCTTCAGATTTGGGCAAAGAGAAGGCAAAGCAGCTGCGTTCTGATCTGAACTCGTTTGATATGTTAAGATATGTTGAAACTCTA CTGACACATATGGGTGTAAATCCGCTAGAAGCTGAAGAAATCATCCGTGATGAAGATAGTTCTGATTTTGAATTCATAGTCTATGACTCCTGGAAAATATCAGGCAAAACAGCAGAAAACACCTTTAATAAAACCCATACATTCCACTTTCt GTTGGGTTCAATACAAGGAGAGTGCCCTGTGCCAAAGCCACGAACTGATCGTTCAAGAAAAGTTCGTATGATAGAAGAGCAGCAGGCAATGCCTGACGAG ttaaaaagaatggaagaatCTCATCAAGAAGCAacagaaaaagaagtagaaagaatCTTGGGATTGTTGCAGACATATTTTCAAAAAGATC CTGATACTCCGATGTCCTTCTTTGACTTTGTGGTTGATCCACATTCTTTTGCCCGAACAGTGGAAAACATCTTTcatgtttcttttattataagG GATGGGTTTGCAAGAATAAGACTTGACCAAGACCGACTGCCAATAATAG AGCCTGTTAATATTAACGAAGAAAGTGGAGGAATTGACCAAAACACTCAAATTAGGAATCAGGGAATTATAGCTTTGAGTTACCGTGACTGGGAG GAGATTGTGAAGACCTTTGAGATCTCAGAGCCTATGATTACTTCAAGTCAAAGCCGGCAGAGGCTAAGTGCTTGA
- the NSMCE4A gene encoding non-structural maintenance of chromosomes element 4 homolog A isoform X2 has product MSGDGSGRRSEGRGRGRDPHRDRTRSRSRSRSPLSPMSRRGAAPERREAPERPSLEDTEPSDSGDEMMDPASLEAETDHGLCRQIRHQYRALINSVQQNREDILNASDKLTEVLEEANTLFNGVSRAREAVLDAHFLVLASDLGKEKAKQLRSDLNSFDMLRYVETLLTHMGVNPLEAEEIIRDEDSSDFEFIVYDSWKISGKTAENTFNKTHTFHFLLGSIQGECPVPKPRTDRSRKVRMIEEQQAMPDELKRMEESHQEATEKEVERILGLLQTYFQKDPDTPMSFFDFVVDPHSFARTVENIFHVSFIIRDGFARIRLDQDRLPIIGNKLYNAVSSSTN; this is encoded by the exons ATGTCGGGGGACGGCAGCGGCCGCCGGTCcgagggccggggccggggccgcgaCCCGCACCGGGATCGCACCCGCTCCCGCTCCCGCTCGCGGTCCCCGCTGTCGCCCATGTCCCGCCGTGGCGCCGCGCCCGAGCGCAGGGAGGCCCCGGAGCGCCCGAGCTTGGAGGACACGGAGCCGTCGGATTCCGGGGACGAGATGATGGACCCGGCGAGCTTGGAGGCGGAGACCGACCATGGCCTGTGCCGCCAGATTCGCCATCAGTACCGGGCGCTCATCAACTCGGTCCAAC aaaaccgGGAGGATATATTGAATGCCAGTGACAAGTTAACAGAGGTCCTTGAAGAGGCCAACACCCTGTTTAATGGAG TGTCCCGAGCAAGAGAAGCAGTCCTAGACGCCCACTTTCTTGTTTTGGCTTCAGATTTGGGCAAAGAGAAGGCAAAGCAGCTGCGTTCTGATCTGAACTCGTTTGATATGTTAAGATATGTTGAAACTCTA CTGACACATATGGGTGTAAATCCGCTAGAAGCTGAAGAAATCATCCGTGATGAAGATAGTTCTGATTTTGAATTCATAGTCTATGACTCCTGGAAAATATCAGGCAAAACAGCAGAAAACACCTTTAATAAAACCCATACATTCCACTTTCt GTTGGGTTCAATACAAGGAGAGTGCCCTGTGCCAAAGCCACGAACTGATCGTTCAAGAAAAGTTCGTATGATAGAAGAGCAGCAGGCAATGCCTGACGAG ttaaaaagaatggaagaatCTCATCAAGAAGCAacagaaaaagaagtagaaagaatCTTGGGATTGTTGCAGACATATTTTCAAAAAGATC CTGATACTCCGATGTCCTTCTTTGACTTTGTGGTTGATCCACATTCTTTTGCCCGAACAGTGGAAAACATCTTTcatgtttcttttattataagG GATGGGTTTGCAAGAATAAGACTTGACCAAGACCGACTGCCAATAATAG GTAACAAACTTTACAATGCTGTATCTTCTTCAACTAACTGA